A genomic window from Bacteroidia bacterium includes:
- the prmA gene encoding 50S ribosomal protein L11 methyltransferase, producing MPATYLLFSIPSSPRLHEILSALLTETGFEGFEEEENILKAYINENDLDIAAVKGIMDQFHIAGWSYKPVTDRNWNEEWEQSFQPVVITPEVRIRAPFHPADPRYRHDLVINPKMAFGTGHHATTSMMMELMMQQNLHNKSVIDYGTGTGILAILAEKEGAQKILAFDNDPVCVENSVENLALNDCHRVSVKLGEINNFEDIRADVVLANITRNTIIGTMNQIGSFVPESGLFIASGFILQDLSSVSLAALKSKFHLLAQLAREQWAAAVFIKY from the coding sequence TTGCCAGCAACCTATCTCCTTTTTTCGATTCCCTCTTCTCCCCGTTTGCACGAAATTCTTTCAGCACTGCTGACTGAAACCGGCTTCGAAGGGTTTGAAGAGGAAGAAAACATACTGAAAGCATACATAAATGAGAATGACCTTGATATAGCGGCCGTTAAGGGTATCATGGATCAGTTTCATATTGCCGGATGGAGCTACAAACCTGTTACTGACAGGAACTGGAACGAAGAATGGGAACAAAGTTTTCAGCCCGTGGTCATCACTCCCGAAGTACGCATCCGGGCTCCCTTTCATCCGGCTGATCCCCGCTACAGGCATGACCTGGTGATCAATCCGAAAATGGCATTCGGAACCGGCCATCACGCCACTACCAGCATGATGATGGAGTTAATGATGCAACAAAACCTACACAACAAAAGCGTAATTGACTACGGAACCGGAACCGGGATCCTGGCTATCCTGGCGGAGAAAGAAGGTGCGCAAAAAATATTAGCCTTTGATAATGATCCGGTTTGCGTTGAAAATTCTGTAGAGAACCTTGCACTGAACGATTGCCACCGGGTATCCGTAAAGTTGGGGGAGATCAATAATTTTGAAGATATCAGAGCAGATGTGGTTCTGGCGAATATTACGCGCAACACCATAATAGGAACCATGAATCAAATCGGCTCTTTTGTGCCGGAAAGTGGTCTTTTTATTGCGAGCGGCTTCATTCTTCAGGATCTTTCATCCGTGAGTTTGGCCGCCCTGAAATCGAAATTCCACCTGCTTGCGCAATTAGCGCGAGAACAATGGGCAGCCGCAGTTTTCATAAAATATTGA
- the rpe gene encoding ribulose-phosphate 3-epimerase, with translation MMAVILAPSILSADFGNLQRDIEMLNRSQADWIHVDIMDGRFVPNISFGFPVMQVLKQHAKKPLDVHLMIVEPEKYIERFVEAGASIITVHYETCPHLHRTIQQIHETGIKAGVSINPHTPISLLKNIVPHLDLVLLMSVNPGFAAQKFIPETHHKLQELRHLIQEQNSQARIELDGGVNLENAADLAASGADILVAGNAIFSSSDPEATIAAFKKADRERSHIV, from the coding sequence ATCATGGCTGTTATCCTCGCTCCCTCCATTCTTTCTGCTGACTTTGGCAATCTTCAGCGAGACATTGAAATGCTGAATCGCAGCCAGGCCGACTGGATTCATGTGGATATTATGGATGGCCGTTTTGTACCCAATATCTCCTTTGGTTTTCCGGTAATGCAGGTGTTGAAGCAGCACGCCAAAAAGCCCCTCGATGTCCACCTGATGATCGTAGAGCCGGAAAAGTATATAGAAAGATTTGTCGAAGCCGGAGCGTCAATTATTACCGTACACTATGAAACCTGTCCGCACCTTCATCGCACCATACAGCAAATTCATGAAACGGGGATTAAGGCAGGTGTAAGCATTAACCCACATACCCCTATTTCCCTTTTGAAGAACATTGTACCTCATCTCGATCTGGTACTTCTGATGTCAGTAAATCCCGGCTTTGCCGCACAAAAGTTTATCCCGGAAACGCATCACAAATTGCAGGAACTCCGGCATCTCATCCAGGAACAAAACAGCCAGGCACGTATCGAATTGGATGGAGGAGTCAATCTGGAGAATGCCGCAGACCTTGCAGCCAGCGGAGCCGATATTCTTGTAGCCGGTAACGCCATTTTCTCCTCCAGCGATCCGGAAGCCACCATTGCAGCATTCAAGAAAGCAGATCGCGAAAGAAGCCACATCGTTTGA
- a CDS encoding RES family NAD+ phosphorylase, with product MELYRITLAKWAGDLVASGRAARWNSTGVRVIYTASHRSLACLENIVHHNEVSLLAAFRIMVIYVPDQIFCDTLKIPELHEGWSASDPAAYDLCRPFGDRWAASLSSLLLRVPSALIKGENNVLINPLHPEFRFVSLLESEPFLFDPRIKS from the coding sequence ATGGAGCTTTACCGGATAACATTGGCTAAGTGGGCTGGCGACCTCGTGGCTTCTGGCCGCGCTGCACGCTGGAATTCAACGGGTGTCAGAGTAATTTATACTGCATCACATCGTTCTCTCGCATGCCTGGAAAATATTGTTCATCATAATGAGGTGTCACTTCTGGCAGCATTTCGCATTATGGTGATTTACGTTCCGGATCAAATATTTTGCGATACCTTGAAAATTCCGGAATTGCACGAGGGATGGAGTGCGTCAGACCCGGCAGCTTACGATCTTTGCCGGCCCTTTGGCGACAGATGGGCTGCATCGCTTTCATCATTGCTGCTGCGCGTACCGTCTGCGTTGATCAAAGGCGAAAATAACGTCCTGATCAACCCTTTGCATCCAGAATTTCGTTTTGTCTCGTTGCTGGAATCGGAACCTTTCCTTTTCGATCCCCGAATAAAATCCTGA
- a CDS encoding HU family DNA-binding protein yields the protein MKKSDIIKKMAKDANLTEVEAAQALESFIKAVKSALDAGEPVSLSGLGSFSPGHKETNFELTPEAPITVNEPVLSYISSYKETISKAELLNLLGGNIASHILIDELLKITALPLKVLAERVFEMTPKTLTSYRQEKRYLPTRSVETMIKLKELYFKGIEIFQSREQFNKWLAEPAYGLGNKPPLSYISSSTGIDLIYEELLKIEFGATA from the coding sequence ATGAAAAAGTCTGATATAATAAAGAAAATGGCAAAAGATGCTAACCTGACAGAGGTTGAGGCCGCTCAGGCTTTGGAATCTTTCATTAAGGCCGTGAAAAGTGCCCTAGATGCCGGAGAGCCTGTCTCTCTATCAGGATTGGGATCTTTTTCCCCAGGGCATAAGGAAACTAATTTTGAACTGACCCCAGAAGCCCCCATCACAGTGAACGAGCCTGTTCTTTCCTATATTTCCAGTTATAAGGAAACTATTTCCAAGGCCGAACTCCTGAATTTACTAGGAGGCAACATAGCCTCGCATATTCTCATAGATGAACTATTAAAAATCACGGCATTGCCCCTTAAGGTTTTGGCTGAAAGAGTTTTTGAGATGACGCCTAAAACCTTGACATCATACCGGCAGGAAAAGAGGTATCTGCCCACAAGATCTGTAGAAACCATGATAAAATTAAAGGAGCTATATTTTAAAGGAATTGAGATTTTTCAGTCCAGGGAGCAATTCAATAAATGGCTTGCTGAACCTGCATACGGTCTGGGGAATAAGCCGCCTCTTTCTTATATTAGTTCTTCCACAGGTATAGACCTTATTTATGAGGAGTTGTTGAAGATTGAATTTGGAGCTACTGCCTGA
- a CDS encoding anthranilate synthase component I family protein codes for MLGTYTLSDHHQFMLKALNWLQQFEVCCILNSNGYYQKQSDPAKHQYYHSYDLIIAAEARQELTLKPPVFSRLQKFIKHHNSWLFGYLGFDLKNETEHLESHNEDHLHFPNAYFFEPEFLFLLKGKSIEIIADKRQPKFLLEEVMACTPIQRPETTKISQSIFQNRISKDKYLETVEHIRQHIIEGDVYEMNFCQEFYMENMQADPFQLYLNLCEISPNPFSAFCRIHDKFILSASMERFLKKEGSRLISQPIKGTIRRGTTDEEDRQLALQLLNDEKEKAENVMIVDLVRNDLSKSCRVGSVKVEDLFGIYPFPNVHQMISTIVGELREEVHPVAALCNAFPMGSMTGAPKLMAMKLIEKYENTRRGVFSGAIGYFSPSQDFDFNVVIRTLLYDAATQYLSLTVGSAITYDSVPEKEYEECLLKIEAIRQILEK; via the coding sequence ATGCTCGGTACTTATACACTTAGCGATCATCATCAATTTATGCTGAAGGCGTTAAACTGGCTTCAACAATTTGAGGTATGCTGTATACTCAACAGCAATGGCTATTATCAGAAACAGAGCGATCCAGCGAAGCATCAATATTATCATAGCTACGACCTCATTATCGCGGCTGAGGCCAGGCAGGAATTGACCTTGAAACCTCCCGTCTTTTCCAGGCTTCAGAAATTTATTAAGCATCACAACAGTTGGCTGTTTGGCTATTTGGGATTTGATCTTAAAAATGAAACCGAACACTTGGAGAGCCACAATGAAGATCACCTGCACTTTCCTAATGCTTATTTCTTTGAACCTGAATTTCTGTTCTTATTGAAAGGAAAGAGTATAGAAATTATAGCAGATAAGCGGCAGCCAAAGTTTCTTCTGGAGGAGGTAATGGCCTGCACTCCTATACAGCGACCGGAAACTACCAAAATTTCCCAATCCATATTTCAAAATAGGATCAGCAAGGATAAATATCTGGAAACCGTAGAGCACATCCGTCAGCACATTATTGAAGGTGACGTGTACGAAATGAACTTCTGCCAGGAGTTTTACATGGAGAATATGCAGGCAGACCCTTTTCAGCTTTACCTTAATCTCTGCGAGATTTCACCTAATCCCTTTTCTGCCTTTTGTCGTATTCATGACAAATTTATTCTCAGCGCCAGCATGGAACGCTTTCTTAAAAAAGAAGGCTCCAGACTGATCAGTCAGCCGATAAAAGGTACGATAAGGCGCGGAACAACGGATGAAGAAGACCGGCAACTCGCTCTTCAACTGCTCAATGATGAAAAAGAAAAGGCGGAAAACGTCATGATTGTAGATCTCGTACGAAATGATCTTTCCAAAAGCTGCCGCGTAGGAAGCGTAAAAGTGGAAGACCTCTTTGGCATATATCCTTTCCCGAATGTGCATCAGATGATTTCGACCATAGTAGGAGAACTGCGCGAGGAAGTGCATCCCGTAGCAGCCCTGTGCAATGCCTTTCCTATGGGGAGCATGACGGGAGCCCCCAAGCTCATGGCCATGAAACTTATTGAAAAATATGAAAATACCAGGCGGGGTGTTTTCTCAGGTGCCATCGGCTACTTCTCTCCTTCTCAGGATTTCGATTTCAATGTTGTGATCCGTACGCTGCTCTATGATGCAGCCACACAATACCTTTCTCTTACAGTAGGCAGCGCCATCACCTATGATTCCGTTCCTGAAAAAGAATATGAAGAATGTTTGCTAAAGATTGAAGCCATCAGGCAAATCCTGGAAAAATAG
- the rpmA gene encoding 50S ribosomal protein L27, whose amino-acid sequence MAHKKGAGSSSNGRESESKRLGVKIFGSQTAKAGNIIVRQRGTRHHPGKNVGMGKDHTLFALTDGIVTFVKKRNDRSFVSVLSEAEREAAKA is encoded by the coding sequence ATGGCCCATAAAAAAGGTGCAGGCAGTTCATCGAACGGCCGCGAATCAGAAAGTAAACGACTCGGAGTAAAAATTTTCGGAAGTCAAACTGCGAAGGCAGGTAATATTATCGTTCGCCAGCGCGGCACCCGCCATCATCCGGGAAAGAATGTAGGTATGGGTAAAGACCATACGCTCTTTGCCCTGACGGATGGCATCGTTACGTTTGTCAAAAAGAGAAATGACCGTTCTTTCGTATCAGTTCTCTCAGAGGCTGAAAGGGAAGCTGCGAAAGCTTAG
- the rplU gene encoding 50S ribosomal protein L21: protein MMYAIISIGGQQFKVEKDQKLFVNRLEGQEGDTVELGNVMLMADGDNFSIGSPSIDKAKVKVKILKQEKGDKVIIFKKKRRKGYKVKRGHRQHLSQVQVQEILK from the coding sequence ATGATGTACGCAATTATAAGTATCGGAGGTCAGCAATTTAAGGTCGAGAAAGACCAGAAACTCTTTGTGAATCGCCTTGAAGGCCAGGAAGGTGACACTGTGGAACTTGGTAACGTAATGTTGATGGCAGATGGCGATAATTTTTCTATCGGCAGCCCTTCTATTGACAAGGCCAAAGTGAAGGTGAAGATCCTGAAGCAGGAGAAAGGTGATAAGGTAATAATCTTCAAGAAAAAGCGCAGGAAAGGCTACAAAGTAAAACGCGGACATCGTCAGCATTTATCCCAGGTACAAGTTCAGGAAATCCTAAAGTAA
- a CDS encoding 3-hydroxyacyl-CoA dehydrogenase family protein yields the protein MKIFVTGKDQRIAELQEKTGKLKGLDLIVSASAEQIVDQEIVPGDIILDLNLDDQPENLEFYTSMKGITVLGCAVKMQLAMMVYLLDEEVECNLYGINALPTFINRPILEMSTLHKPVTDSLKEIIKQLGWNISEVKDRVGMVTPRVLFMIINEASFALQEGTAGMDDIDLAMQLGTNYPRGPFAWADDAGIEEVCETLDAIYMDTGDERYKICPLMKTKYLRGESFRQPE from the coding sequence ATGAAAATATTTGTCACAGGAAAAGATCAGCGCATAGCTGAACTGCAGGAAAAAACCGGGAAATTGAAAGGGCTTGATCTGATTGTTTCCGCGAGTGCCGAACAAATAGTTGATCAGGAAATAGTGCCCGGAGATATTATTCTTGATCTGAACCTTGACGATCAGCCGGAAAATCTGGAATTCTATACTTCGATGAAGGGAATTACGGTGCTGGGATGTGCCGTAAAAATGCAGTTGGCTATGATGGTTTATCTGCTGGATGAGGAGGTGGAGTGTAACTTATATGGCATCAATGCCTTGCCTACCTTTATAAACAGGCCAATACTGGAAATGAGTACTTTGCATAAACCGGTTACAGATTCTCTGAAGGAAATAATAAAACAGCTTGGCTGGAATATAAGCGAGGTAAAAGATCGCGTTGGGATGGTAACGCCACGGGTATTGTTCATGATCATCAATGAGGCAAGTTTTGCACTCCAGGAAGGTACGGCAGGCATGGATGATATTGATCTGGCTATGCAACTCGGCACAAACTATCCACGCGGACCTTTCGCCTGGGCTGACGATGCCGGGATAGAGGAGGTATGTGAAACCCTGGACGCGATCTATATGGATACGGGGGATGAGCGCTATAAAATATGCCCACTCATGAAAACCAAATATTTGAGGGGAGAAAGTTTCCGGCAACCAGAATAA
- a CDS encoding MarC family protein, translating to MSENFAFALLAFTSFFTLMNPIGVMPVFMTMTGSLNDTQRRHTAQKAVVVAFATLIIFAFSGQLLFKFFGISADSFRVVGGIIFFLMGQDMLHARIGKIKVTEMEIKEYVTDISITPLAIPMICGPGAITNAIVLMEDAETFSKKAILFGIMFLVCLITFLTLWSSSRFINLLGDTGNKILMRLMGLIVMVIAVEFFFSGLSPILRRILKME from the coding sequence ATGTCAGAAAATTTTGCTTTCGCACTTCTTGCTTTTACCTCCTTTTTCACGCTGATGAATCCCATCGGTGTGATGCCAGTTTTTATGACGATGACCGGCAGCCTGAATGATACCCAACGCAGGCATACAGCGCAGAAAGCCGTAGTCGTTGCTTTTGCCACGCTCATCATATTTGCCTTTTCCGGCCAGTTGCTGTTCAAGTTCTTCGGAATTTCTGCTGACAGCTTTCGCGTGGTGGGCGGAATCATCTTTTTCCTGATGGGTCAGGATATGCTCCACGCCAGGATTGGAAAGATTAAAGTTACAGAAATGGAGATAAAGGAGTACGTCACGGATATTTCGATTACTCCGCTGGCCATCCCCATGATCTGCGGGCCAGGAGCCATTACTAATGCTATTGTATTAATGGAAGATGCTGAAACCTTCTCCAAAAAGGCGATACTTTTCGGAATCATGTTTCTGGTCTGCCTTATCACGTTTCTTACGCTCTGGAGTTCTTCGCGATTCATTAATCTCCTGGGAGATACTGGCAATAAAATCCTTATGAGGTTGATGGGGCTGATCGTTATGGTGATAGCAGTAGAGTTTTTCTTCAGCGGCCTCTCACCAATTTTAAGAAGAATATTAAAAATGGAATAA
- a CDS encoding chloride channel protein, translated as MFFKKLFHDFLVWRVRNISNKNFIFLLSFLVGICGGLAAVLLKTTVHTIGTLLINSFNNIYESYWFFIFPLIGILLTILYKYAFMKGKIGGGIPNLLHAITHKSGLVEKDKMYSHLISSSVTVGFGGSVGLEAPIVTTGAALGSNLGRWFHLGHKKRTLLIGCGAAAGIAGIFNSPIAGVIFTLEVLMLELSIPAYIPLLIAAVTAALISKYLTGGEILFNFQITDTFQISEVPLYIMLGIICGLLSVYFTRLTFRIESDLRHFTHPLKRALIGGSGLGLLIFLFPPLYGEGYVTLTRLIDNESAAIISESFFLEDNTNQWVFLLFMAGVLAFKVFATSFTIGAGGNGGVFAPSMFVGGLSGFVMARFLNLTGFLSNPLSEKNFILVGMAGVCSGVLHAPLTAIFIIAEITGGYILMLPLMIVSAIAFATTMYFEPHSLYTKQLALRGLLVFHNRDKTVLTLLRLQRLIETDLVVVHPEAWLEDLVKAVSRSRRNIFPVVDEHEKIHGVILLDDIRELMFKPKQYKLVQIKDLMHAPSDYVYIDEDMDSVMKKFDTTGDWNLPVINHDRKYIGFLSKSKIFNHYRTQLIKQGQEDEQIID; from the coding sequence ATGTTTTTTAAAAAACTTTTCCACGACTTCCTCGTCTGGCGGGTGAGAAATATCAGCAACAAGAACTTCATTTTTCTTTTGAGTTTCCTGGTGGGAATATGTGGCGGACTGGCGGCCGTGCTGCTCAAAACCACGGTACATACCATCGGAACCCTCCTTATCAACAGCTTCAACAATATTTATGAAAGCTATTGGTTCTTCATTTTTCCGCTTATAGGCATTCTCCTGACGATCCTTTATAAATATGCATTTATGAAGGGTAAAATTGGTGGAGGTATTCCCAATCTGCTTCACGCCATTACGCACAAATCAGGACTGGTGGAGAAGGATAAAATGTACAGCCACCTGATCAGCAGTTCGGTAACGGTAGGATTTGGTGGCTCCGTTGGGCTTGAGGCACCAATAGTAACAACCGGTGCCGCGCTGGGATCCAATCTGGGCCGGTGGTTTCATCTGGGTCATAAAAAACGTACGCTGCTGATTGGATGCGGTGCAGCAGCAGGCATTGCCGGAATCTTTAATTCGCCTATTGCCGGAGTCATTTTCACCCTGGAAGTGCTGATGCTGGAACTTTCGATACCGGCCTATATTCCGTTGCTTATTGCAGCCGTCACTGCTGCGCTCATATCCAAGTATCTGACGGGTGGAGAGATCCTCTTTAACTTTCAGATTACTGACACCTTTCAGATCAGCGAGGTACCTCTTTATATTATGCTCGGAATAATTTGCGGGCTGCTCTCCGTCTATTTCACCCGCCTCACTTTCAGGATCGAATCCGACCTGCGGCACTTCACGCATCCTCTGAAACGTGCGTTGATCGGGGGCTCTGGTCTGGGCTTGCTCATTTTCCTTTTCCCACCCTTATATGGCGAAGGCTACGTTACGCTCACAAGGTTGATTGATAATGAGAGTGCCGCCATTATTTCAGAAAGTTTCTTTCTGGAGGATAATACTAATCAGTGGGTATTTCTGCTTTTCATGGCAGGCGTATTAGCATTTAAGGTTTTTGCCACATCGTTTACCATTGGCGCTGGTGGTAATGGAGGAGTGTTCGCGCCATCAATGTTTGTTGGCGGGCTTTCAGGTTTTGTGATGGCCCGATTCCTTAACCTCACCGGGTTTTTAAGCAATCCGCTGTCAGAGAAGAACTTTATATTGGTGGGAATGGCCGGAGTTTGCAGCGGTGTGCTACATGCTCCGCTCACGGCAATTTTCATTATTGCAGAGATTACAGGCGGTTATATTCTGATGTTGCCGCTAATGATCGTTTCGGCCATAGCATTTGCCACCACTATGTATTTTGAACCGCATTCGCTTTATACCAAGCAACTGGCGCTACGGGGTCTCCTGGTTTTTCATAACCGGGACAAAACTGTGTTGACCCTGCTGCGTCTTCAGCGCCTTATAGAAACCGATCTGGTGGTCGTGCATCCTGAAGCCTGGCTGGAAGATCTGGTGAAAGCCGTTTCCCGTTCGCGAAGAAATATTTTTCCCGTAGTGGATGAACATGAGAAAATCCATGGTGTGATCCTGCTTGACGATATCCGGGAGCTCATGTTTAAACCCAAACAATACAAGCTCGTGCAGATCAAAGACCTGATGCATGCTCCCTCTGATTATGTATATATTGATGAAGACATGGACAGCGTTATGAAAAAATTCGATACTACCGGAGACTGGAATTTGCCGGTGATCAATCATGACCGCAAATACATAGGGTTTTTGAGTAAATCCAAAATTTTCAATCATTACCGGACGCAACTCATAAAACAGGGGCAGGAAGATGAACAGATCATTGACTAG